The Pseudomonas sp. FP2309 genome has a window encoding:
- a CDS encoding transglycosylase domain-containing protein, protein MGALWQKDPTQAEASDSPSQAPLPAKTTPSRPWRRVGGLIVLMALLGLGYATLRELHSARWQARELSQLASRLTYRVEPGASDSIVYPGAGPFDQRLGYSALGEFLPRLIKRNYLIAAQSRFSPALMDYSRHGLFIPYAEKSQAGLTITDCRAAPLYQFNYPTQLYARFSDIPPLMVDSLLFIENRDLLDPDHPQANPAVDWPRFAKAAGSQVARQLHLPGQTAGGSTLATQLEKYRHSPDGRTLSGGEKLRQMFSASVRAYRNGPDTLLARQTVVRDYLNSVPLSAVPGHGEVHGMAEGLRVWYGADFEQVNRALADTAPANAAARGLALRQVLSLMIAQRRPSFYLARGREALAQLTDSHLRLLARNGIVDATTLEAALVARLSYRDWQLQPTVQRVESNKGISVARSQLGSLLNRPLYDLDRLDLAATSTLQGDLQARLTAYLKQLADPAFAAQVGLVGERLLTPGTTAQVRYSFTLFERTADGARVRVQTDNTDQPFDINEGSKLELGSTAKLRVLTTYLQIIAELHQRYAHMTPAALRSVDIAEQDRLSRWAVDYLLQARDKGLAPMLDAALDRTYSASPGEAFFTGGGVHRFNNFRSQDNGRNPTLRDALRESINLPFIRLMRDLVRYSTYAGPDNSAQLLKDDNDPRRQEYLAAFADREGSTFLRKFWKKYQKKDTQARLETFLDSLRPTPIRLAAVHRYLFPDADPATFNHFVRSHLTSAKSQEKLSDKRLATLYDSYGPGRFDLPDQGYIAKVHPLDLWLLGYLLQHPDASLSQIIEASRFERQEVYGWLFKSRHQSARDSRIRTLLEVEAFLDIHQRWKAVGYPFDHLVPSLATAIGSSGDRPAALAELMGIILNDGVRLPVLRIDSLHFAADTPYDTRLIPDPNRARRVMPAEVAAALRNALSQVVDAGTAKRVAGSFKLADGTPLAMGGKTGTGDNRIEAIGAGGRVIASKSINRTATFVFYIGEHHFGTLTAFVPGSSAQHFTFTSALPVQVLKGMAPLLTPYLQQDGHSLCQATNAP, encoded by the coding sequence ATGGGCGCACTGTGGCAAAAAGATCCCACCCAGGCTGAAGCCAGCGACAGCCCGTCACAGGCGCCTTTGCCCGCGAAAACCACCCCCTCACGCCCCTGGCGACGGGTCGGCGGATTGATTGTGCTGATGGCCCTGCTCGGGCTGGGTTACGCCACGCTGCGCGAACTCCACAGCGCCCGCTGGCAGGCCCGTGAGCTCAGCCAACTGGCGTCTCGGCTTACCTACCGCGTTGAGCCCGGTGCCAGCGACAGCATCGTCTATCCCGGCGCCGGGCCGTTCGACCAGCGCCTGGGCTACAGCGCCCTTGGCGAGTTCCTGCCACGCCTGATCAAGCGCAATTACCTGATCGCCGCCCAGTCGCGTTTTTCGCCCGCACTGATGGATTACAGCCGCCACGGCCTGTTCATCCCCTACGCCGAAAAGAGCCAGGCCGGGCTGACCATCACCGACTGTCGCGCGGCGCCGTTGTATCAGTTCAACTACCCGACGCAGTTGTATGCGCGCTTCAGCGACATACCGCCGCTGATGGTCGACAGTCTGCTGTTTATCGAAAACCGCGACCTGCTCGACCCCGACCACCCCCAGGCTAACCCCGCCGTCGACTGGCCGCGCTTTGCCAAGGCCGCGGGGTCGCAAGTCGCCCGCCAACTGCACCTGCCCGGCCAAACTGCTGGCGGCAGCACCCTGGCCACGCAGTTGGAAAAATACCGCCACTCGCCGGACGGCCGCACCCTGTCGGGCGGTGAAAAGTTGCGGCAGATGTTCTCCGCCAGCGTGCGTGCCTACCGCAATGGCCCCGACACCCTGCTGGCGCGCCAGACCGTGGTGCGCGACTACCTCAACAGCGTGCCGCTGTCGGCCGTGCCGGGACATGGTGAGGTGCACGGCATGGCCGAGGGGTTACGCGTGTGGTACGGCGCAGACTTCGAGCAGGTCAACCGGGCCCTGGCCGACACCGCCCCGGCCAACGCTGCGGCGCGCGGCCTGGCGCTGCGCCAAGTGCTGTCGTTGATGATTGCCCAGCGCCGTCCTTCGTTCTACCTGGCCAGAGGCCGCGAGGCGCTGGCGCAACTGACCGACAGCCACCTGCGCCTGCTCGCGCGGAACGGCATCGTCGATGCCACCACCCTCGAGGCCGCGCTCGTTGCCCGCCTCAGCTACCGCGACTGGCAGTTGCAGCCCACCGTGCAACGGGTCGAGAGCAACAAAGGCATCAGCGTGGCCCGCAGCCAATTGGGCAGCCTGCTCAACCGTCCACTCTACGACCTGGACCGGCTCGACCTGGCCGCCACCAGCACCTTGCAGGGCGACTTGCAGGCCCGGCTCACCGCGTACCTCAAGCAACTGGCCGACCCCGCGTTTGCCGCGCAGGTCGGGCTGGTGGGCGAACGCTTACTCACGCCCGGCACCACCGCGCAGGTGCGCTACAGCTTCACCTTGTTCGAGCGGACCGCCGACGGTGCGCGGGTGCGGGTACAGACCGACAACACCGACCAACCCTTCGACATCAACGAAGGCAGCAAGCTGGAACTGGGGTCCACCGCCAAGCTGAGGGTGCTCACCACCTACCTGCAAATCATCGCTGAGTTGCATCAGCGCTACGCCCACATGACACCCGCCGCGCTGCGCAGCGTCGACATCGCCGAGCAGGACCGCCTCAGTCGCTGGGCTGTCGACTACCTGCTGCAGGCGCGTGACAAAGGCCTGGCCCCCATGCTCGACGCCGCCCTCGACCGCACCTATTCGGCCAGCCCCGGCGAGGCGTTTTTCACCGGCGGCGGCGTACATCGCTTCAATAACTTTCGCAGCCAGGACAACGGCCGCAACCCGACCCTGCGCGATGCCTTGCGCGAGTCGATCAACCTGCCGTTCATTCGCCTGATGCGCGACCTGGTGCGCTACAGCACCTACGCCGGCCCCGACAACAGTGCGCAATTGCTCAAGGACGACAATGACCCGCGTCGCCAGGAATACCTGGCTGCGTTCGCCGACCGCGAAGGCAGCACCTTCCTGCGCAAGTTCTGGAAGAAATACCAGAAGAAAGACACCCAGGCGCGCCTCGAAACCTTTCTCGACAGCCTGCGCCCGACGCCGATTCGCCTGGCCGCCGTGCATCGCTACCTGTTCCCCGATGCCGACCCGGCCACCTTCAACCACTTCGTGCGCTCACACCTGACAAGCGCCAAAAGCCAGGAAAAGCTCAGCGACAAGCGCCTGGCAACGCTCTATGACAGCTACGGCCCCGGCCGCTTCGACTTGCCCGACCAGGGCTACATCGCCAAGGTCCACCCCCTGGACCTATGGCTGCTGGGCTACCTGCTGCAACACCCGGACGCCAGCCTCAGCCAGATCATCGAGGCCAGCCGCTTCGAACGCCAGGAGGTCTATGGCTGGTTGTTCAAAAGCCGGCATCAGAGCGCCCGGGACAGCCGCATCCGCACCTTATTGGAGGTCGAGGCCTTTCTGGATATTCATCAGCGCTGGAAAGCCGTGGGCTACCCCTTCGATCACCTCGTGCCCTCGCTGGCGACCGCCATCGGCAGCTCCGGCGACCGTCCGGCGGCATTGGCCGAGCTGATGGGCATCATCCTCAACGACGGCGTGCGCTTGCCGGTGTTGCGCATCGACAGCCTGCACTTCGCCGCCGACACCCCCTACGACACCCGGCTGATCCCCGACCCGAACCGCGCGCGCCGGGTGATGCCTGCCGAAGTCGCGGCGGCACTGCGCAACGCGCTGTCGCAAGTGGTGGACGCGGGCACGGCAAAACGGGTGGCCGGCAGCTTCAAACTGGCCGACGGCACGCCGTTAGCCATGGGCGGCAAGACCGGCACCGGCGACAACCGCATCGAAGCCATCGGCGCCGGCGGGCGGGTGATTGCGTCCAAGTCGATCAACCGCACGGCGACCTTCGTGTTCTACATCGGCGAGCATCACTTCGGCACCCTCACGGCCTTTGTGCCGGGCAGCTCCGCGCAGCACTTCACCTTCACCTCGGCGTTGCCGGTGCAGGTGCTCAAAGGCATGGCGCCGCTGCTCACGCCCTACCTGCAACAGGACGGACACAGCCTGTGCCAGGCCACCAACGCGCCCTGA
- a CDS encoding amino acid permease, whose amino-acid sequence MPVGTPLPHDQAAQGGPLKRELGERHIRLMALGACIGVGLFLGSAKAIEMAGPAIMLSYILGGLAILVIMRALGEMAVHNPVAGSFGRYAQDYLGPLAGFLTGWNYWFLWLVTCVAEITAVAVYMGVWFPDVPRWIWALAALISMGSINLIAVKAFGEFEFWFALIKIVTIIAMVLGGIGIIAFGFGNDGVALGISNLWAHGGFMPNGVTGVLMSLQMVMFAYLGVEMIGLTAGEAKNPQKTIPNAIGSVFWRILLFYVGALFVILSIYPWNEIGTQGSPFVMTFERLGIKTAAGIINFVVITAALSSCNGGIFSTGRMLYSLAQNGQAPATFATTSSNGVPRRALLLSIAALLLGVLLNYLVPEKVFVWVTSIATFGAIWTWVMILLAQLKFRKGLSPAERSALKYRMWLYPVSSYLALAFLVLVVGLMAYFPDTRIALYVGPAFLVMLTVLFYVFKLQPTGAAVRAEA is encoded by the coding sequence ATGCCAGTTGGCACTCCACTGCCCCATGACCAGGCCGCTCAAGGCGGCCCGCTCAAACGCGAATTGGGCGAACGCCACATTCGTCTCATGGCCCTTGGCGCCTGTATCGGTGTGGGCCTGTTCCTCGGCTCGGCCAAGGCCATCGAAATGGCCGGTCCGGCGATCATGCTCTCGTACATTCTCGGCGGTCTGGCGATCCTGGTGATCATGCGCGCCCTCGGCGAGATGGCGGTGCACAACCCGGTCGCCGGTTCGTTCGGGCGTTATGCCCAGGATTACCTCGGCCCGTTGGCGGGCTTTCTGACCGGCTGGAACTACTGGTTCCTGTGGCTGGTGACGTGCGTCGCGGAGATCACCGCCGTGGCCGTGTACATGGGCGTGTGGTTTCCCGACGTACCGCGCTGGATCTGGGCCCTGGCGGCGCTGATCAGCATGGGCAGCATCAACCTCATCGCGGTCAAGGCCTTTGGTGAGTTCGAGTTCTGGTTTGCCTTGATCAAGATCGTCACCATCATCGCCATGGTGCTGGGCGGCATCGGCATCATTGCCTTTGGCTTCGGCAACGACGGCGTGGCGCTGGGTATCTCCAACCTGTGGGCCCACGGCGGCTTCATGCCCAACGGCGTGACCGGTGTGTTGATGTCCCTGCAAATGGTGATGTTCGCCTACCTGGGCGTGGAGATGATCGGCCTTACCGCCGGTGAAGCGAAGAACCCCCAAAAGACCATCCCCAATGCAATCGGCTCGGTGTTCTGGCGGATTCTGCTGTTCTACGTCGGCGCGCTGTTCGTGATCCTGTCGATCTACCCGTGGAATGAAATCGGCACCCAGGGCAGCCCGTTCGTGATGACCTTCGAGCGGCTGGGCATCAAGACGGCGGCCGGGATCATCAACTTTGTGGTGATCACTGCGGCACTGTCGTCGTGCAACGGTGGCATCTTCAGTACCGGGCGCATGCTCTACAGCCTGGCGCAGAACGGCCAGGCCCCGGCGACGTTCGCCACCACTTCCAGCAATGGCGTACCGCGCCGTGCGCTGCTGCTGTCGATCGCTGCGTTGCTGCTGGGTGTGCTGCTCAACTACCTGGTGCCGGAAAAGGTATTCGTGTGGGTCACGTCCATCGCCACCTTCGGCGCGATCTGGACCTGGGTGATGATCCTGCTGGCGCAACTCAAGTTCCGTAAAGGCCTGAGCCCCGCCGAGCGCAGCGCCCTTAAATATCGCATGTGGCTGTACCCGGTCAGCTCGTACCTGGCGCTGGCGTTCCTGGTGCTGGTGGTGGGCCTGATGGCGTACTTCCCCGACACACGCATTGCGCTGTATGTGGGCCCGGCCTTCCTGGTGATGCTGACGGTGCTGTTCTACGTGTTCAAGTTGCAGCCAACCGGTGCTGCGGTGCGTGCTGAAGCCTGA
- a CDS encoding OpgC family protein: MLNGRDPRIDFFRGLALIFIFWDHVPHNPLGQITLRNFGFSDAAEVFVFLAGYAAILAYGKILQREGYWITCVKILRRAWVLYVVHIFLLAMLMGIVFYANNHVETRDLVQEMGLTHFITHPQQALTDELLLRFKPNLMDPLPLYIVLLAGLPLVLPLLVRKTWAVVAVSMTVYLLAPKLGWNLRAIADGVWYFNPITWQFLFVLGGAAALHSQRPQTTQDRPLSRQPLFIAAAAYSLAAGIITVSWRWPEIHDALMPARLSEWLYPISKTDLSPVRLLHFLALAYVTAKQLPGREWTHNWLAQQTCRMGRYSLEVFCLGVLLAPLADMVNAMTGDAFAMQVFTALVGAGLMALLAAWLEYNKQLGRPAPAANP, from the coding sequence ATGCTGAACGGACGCGACCCACGCATCGATTTTTTTCGGGGCCTGGCGTTGATCTTCATCTTTTGGGATCACGTCCCCCACAACCCACTCGGCCAGATCACCCTGCGCAATTTCGGCTTCAGCGATGCGGCCGAAGTGTTCGTATTTCTCGCCGGCTATGCGGCGATCCTGGCCTACGGCAAGATCCTGCAACGCGAGGGGTATTGGATTACCTGCGTGAAAATCCTGCGGCGCGCCTGGGTGCTGTACGTGGTGCACATCTTCCTGCTGGCGATGCTGATGGGCATCGTGTTCTACGCCAATAACCATGTCGAAACCCGCGACCTGGTCCAGGAAATGGGCCTGACCCACTTCATCACCCACCCCCAACAGGCCCTGACGGACGAGTTGCTGCTGCGCTTCAAGCCCAACCTGATGGACCCGCTGCCGTTGTATATCGTGCTGCTGGCCGGGCTGCCGCTGGTGCTGCCGTTGCTGGTGCGCAAGACGTGGGCGGTGGTGGCGGTGTCGATGACGGTCTACCTGCTGGCGCCGAAGCTGGGCTGGAACCTGCGGGCGATTGCCGACGGCGTGTGGTACTTCAACCCGATCACCTGGCAGTTTCTATTTGTACTCGGTGGCGCGGCGGCGTTGCACAGTCAGCGCCCGCAGACAACGCAGGACCGCCCGCTGTCACGCCAGCCGTTGTTCATTGCCGCGGCCGCCTACTCCCTGGCGGCGGGCATTATCACGGTGTCCTGGCGCTGGCCGGAGATTCACGATGCGCTGATGCCCGCGCGACTGAGCGAATGGCTGTACCCCATCAGCAAGACCGACCTGTCGCCGGTACGCTTGCTGCACTTCCTGGCCCTGGCCTACGTCACCGCCAAGCAACTGCCCGGTCGCGAGTGGACACACAACTGGCTGGCACAGCAAACCTGCCGCATGGGGCGCTACTCCCTGGAAGTTTTCTGCCTGGGCGTATTGCTGGCGCCGTTGGCGGACATGGTCAATGCCATGACCGGCGATGCCTTCGCCATGCAGGTGTTCACGGCGCTGGTAGGCGCCGGCTTGATGGCGCTGTTGGCGGCCTGGCTGGAGTACAACAAACAACTGGGGCGGCCGGCCCCTGCGGCCAACCCCTGA
- a CDS encoding FMN-binding glutamate synthase family protein encodes MSLSLLSRYAFFAVCVMFTLASLPFIEHEWLWPITLVTGVLSLIGLFDLLQSPHAVRRNYPILGNIRYLVEAIRPEIRQYLLESDSDALPFSRAQRSLVYSRAKNETADKPFGTLIDVYQSGFEFIGHSMRPAPLSDPSAFRVMVGGPQCTQPYSASVFNISAMSFGSLSANAIRALNAGAKLGNFAHDTGEGSISPYHRENGGDLTWELGSGYFGCRTRDGRFDPERFAVQAQNPQVRMIEIKMSQGAKPGHGGILPKHKVTQEIADTRGIPMGEDCVSPSRHSAFSTPIELMQFIAQLRELSGGKPVGFKFCLGHPWEFMGIAKAMLETGILPDFIVVDGKEGGTGAAPVEFTDHIGVPLREGLLFVHNTLVGLNLRDKIKLGASGKIVSAFDIASVLAIGADWANSARGFMFAIGCIQSQSCHTNKCPTGVATQDPLRQRALVVPDKAQRVFNFHRNTLKALAEMLAAAGLDHPSQLSAKHLVRRMSATEIKLFSQLHLFLKPGELLTGDVNGQFYSRMWQMARADSFEPAEIVAA; translated from the coding sequence ATGAGCCTGTCCTTGCTAAGCCGCTACGCCTTCTTCGCTGTATGCGTCATGTTCACCCTCGCCAGCCTCCCCTTTATCGAACACGAATGGCTGTGGCCCATCACCCTGGTCACCGGCGTGCTCAGCCTGATCGGCCTGTTCGACCTGCTGCAAAGCCCCCATGCGGTACGCCGCAACTACCCGATCCTGGGCAATATCCGCTACCTGGTGGAAGCCATCCGCCCGGAGATCCGCCAGTACCTGCTCGAGTCCGACAGCGACGCCCTGCCCTTCTCGCGGGCCCAGCGCTCACTGGTGTACTCGCGCGCCAAAAACGAAACCGCCGACAAACCGTTCGGCACCCTCATTGATGTGTACCAGTCGGGCTTCGAGTTCATCGGCCACTCCATGCGCCCCGCGCCGTTGAGCGATCCCAGCGCGTTTCGCGTGATGGTCGGCGGCCCGCAATGCACCCAGCCGTATTCGGCGTCGGTGTTCAACATCTCAGCGATGAGTTTCGGTTCGCTGAGCGCCAACGCGATTCGCGCGCTCAACGCCGGCGCCAAGCTGGGCAACTTTGCCCACGACACCGGCGAAGGCAGCATCAGCCCGTATCACCGCGAAAACGGCGGCGACCTCACTTGGGAACTGGGCAGCGGTTACTTCGGCTGCCGCACCCGCGACGGCCGTTTCGACCCGGAACGCTTTGCCGTGCAGGCGCAAAACCCGCAAGTGCGCATGATCGAAATCAAGATGAGCCAGGGCGCAAAGCCGGGCCACGGCGGGATTTTGCCCAAGCACAAAGTGACCCAGGAAATCGCCGACACCCGCGGTATCCCCATGGGCGAGGACTGCGTATCACCGTCGCGCCACAGCGCGTTTTCCACCCCCATCGAGCTGATGCAGTTCATCGCTCAATTGCGCGAGCTGTCCGGCGGCAAGCCGGTGGGCTTCAAGTTCTGCCTGGGTCACCCGTGGGAATTCATGGGCATCGCCAAGGCCATGCTCGAGACTGGCATCCTGCCGGACTTCATCGTGGTCGACGGCAAGGAAGGCGGCACCGGCGCTGCACCGGTGGAGTTCACCGACCACATCGGCGTACCGCTGCGTGAAGGCCTGCTGTTCGTGCACAACACGCTGGTGGGGCTGAACCTGCGCGACAAGATCAAACTGGGCGCCAGCGGCAAGATCGTCAGTGCGTTCGACATCGCCAGCGTGCTGGCCATCGGTGCCGACTGGGCCAACTCGGCGCGCGGCTTCATGTTCGCCATCGGCTGCATCCAGTCGCAAAGCTGCCACACCAATAAATGCCCGACCGGCGTCGCCACCCAGGACCCATTGCGTCAACGTGCGCTGGTGGTGCCGGACAAAGCCCAACGTGTGTTCAACTTTCACCGCAACACGCTCAAGGCCCTGGCGGAAATGCTCGCGGCGGCAGGTTTGGATCATCCCTCGCAGCTGTCGGCCAAGCACCTGGTGCGGCGCATGTCAGCCACCGAGATCAAGCTGTTCTCGCAGTTGCACCTCTTCCTCAAACCCGGTGAATTACTCACGGGGGATGTGAACGGCCAGTTCTATTCACGCATGTGGCAAATGGCGCGCGCCGACAGTTTTGAACCCGCTGAGATTGTCGCCGCTTAA
- a CDS encoding type B 50S ribosomal protein L31 produces the protein MKAGIHPDYRTVLFHDTAADVFFLIGSTADSDRTHKHSDGNTYPYIPLDVSSASHPIYTGQQRKTQAEGRIAGFNKRFAAFGSSPKKADA, from the coding sequence ATGAAAGCTGGTATCCATCCCGACTACCGCACCGTGCTGTTCCATGACACCGCCGCCGATGTGTTTTTCCTGATCGGCTCCACCGCCGACAGCGATCGCACCCATAAACACAGCGATGGCAACACCTACCCTTACATCCCGCTGGACGTGTCCAGCGCGTCGCACCCGATCTACACCGGCCAGCAGCGCAAGACTCAGGCCGAAGGGCGGATTGCCGGGTTCAACAAGCGTTTTGCGGCGTTTGGTTCCAGCCCGAAAAAAGCCGACGCATGA
- a CDS encoding ATP-binding protein, with protein MNQPPNRRILLIDDTPSIHDDFRKILTPVVESNQALDDMEAALFGDTSAPTAQAFELHSAYGGEEGLQLLTTAMTEQRPYALAFVDMRMPQGWDGARTIEALWKVDPGLQVVVCTAYSDYSWDDLLHRLHGYDRLLILKKPFDNIEVQQMANTLANKWDMARRASLQTIHLEQLVEQRTQALQVEINERKHLESQLVQSEKLASLGQLAAGVAHEINNPVGFISSNLSSLDGYFSQLQKMLDAYRQAEDSLAPGEQRDQLKALRNELEVDFLKDDIPVLIRESKDGIGRVAQIVKDLKNFSRVDNGQTWQFANLQQGIDSTLNIVASELKYKADVVKNYAPLPDIECLASQLNQVVMNLVINAAQAMGPERGTITISNGVEGENIWLEIADDGCGISPETVKNIFDPFFTTKPVGEGTGLGLSLSYGIIKKHRGDISVSSELGKGTKFRVVLPIRQTAA; from the coding sequence ATGAACCAACCTCCCAACCGGCGTATCCTGCTGATCGACGACACCCCGTCGATCCATGACGACTTCCGCAAAATCCTCACCCCCGTGGTTGAATCGAACCAGGCGCTGGATGATATGGAGGCGGCACTGTTTGGCGATACCAGCGCCCCCACCGCTCAAGCCTTTGAGCTGCACTCGGCCTATGGCGGCGAAGAGGGCCTGCAGTTGCTCACCACCGCCATGACCGAGCAACGCCCTTACGCGTTGGCCTTCGTCGACATGCGCATGCCCCAGGGCTGGGACGGTGCCAGGACCATCGAAGCGCTATGGAAGGTCGACCCGGGCCTGCAAGTGGTGGTGTGCACCGCGTACTCGGATTATTCCTGGGATGACCTGCTGCATCGCCTGCACGGCTATGACCGTTTGCTGATCCTGAAAAAACCGTTCGACAACATCGAAGTTCAACAGATGGCCAACACCCTGGCCAACAAATGGGACATGGCGCGCCGCGCCTCCCTGCAAACCATTCACCTGGAGCAATTGGTGGAGCAACGCACCCAGGCGCTGCAAGTGGAAATCAACGAGCGCAAGCACCTGGAAAGCCAACTGGTGCAGTCGGAAAAACTCGCATCCCTGGGGCAACTGGCAGCGGGCGTGGCCCATGAGATCAATAACCCGGTGGGGTTTATCTCGTCCAACCTCAGCAGCCTCGACGGCTACTTCAGCCAGTTGCAAAAAATGCTGGATGCCTACCGGCAGGCCGAGGATAGCCTCGCACCGGGCGAGCAACGTGATCAGCTCAAGGCCTTGCGCAACGAGCTGGAGGTGGACTTTCTCAAGGACGACATTCCGGTGCTGATCCGCGAATCCAAGGACGGCATCGGCCGCGTGGCGCAGATCGTCAAGGACCTGAAAAACTTCTCGCGCGTGGACAACGGCCAGACCTGGCAGTTTGCCAACCTGCAACAAGGCATCGATTCGACGCTGAACATCGTCGCCAGCGAACTCAAGTACAAGGCCGATGTGGTGAAAAACTATGCACCGTTGCCGGACATCGAGTGCCTGGCATCGCAGCTCAATCAGGTGGTGATGAACCTGGTGATCAACGCCGCCCAGGCCATGGGCCCGGAGCGCGGCACCATCACCATCAGCAATGGCGTGGAGGGCGAAAACATTTGGCTGGAAATCGCGGACGACGGCTGCGGAATAAGCCCGGAGACCGTGAAGAACATCTTCGATCCGTTCTTCACCACCAAACCGGTGGGCGAAGGAACAGGGCTGGGGTTGTCGCTCTCCTACGGCATTATCAAGAAACACCGTGGCGATATTTCCGTGAGCAGTGAGCTGGGCAAGGGCACGAAATTTCGCGTGGTGTTGCCGATTCGGCAGACGGCGGCGTAG
- a CDS encoding DAHL domain-containing protein, producing the protein MTLNRRRTSQVSLGLIAMLLASTLVFLYLKSSSDQTASYTQSRDLIRQLQQLNAQWDSEVLKARIAITHNYDPLVTPLAEMTRLWAELDDRKTYHSPQDLNAWQANQEAYQTAIQEKARLVDQFKSHNAVLRNSLAFLPTAEDDIQAEFNRLNDEGRLQLHGVAIDTYDLLLSSLEFAQVTSDERAADILVGLGKLAINKERLPIEFQAPVEILSNHISLILREQPVVNSLLERIAAVPVSERLDDLTSHLDQDQQAADMIEHRYHRYLLIFSTLLVVLLLYLAVSLLRSFAEINRVNRALQAANETLEQRVERRTRQLKDAQSELLDSARQAGMAEIATNVLHNVGNVLNSVNISAELVTRKLRGSKALGLGKAMQLINEHQSDLGTFLTEDEKGKLLPGYLNQLVEAIAVEQQGMADELAQLSKSVDHIKDIVSTQQSYAGASALKEPVHISALMEDALRMNAGALSRHNVTVVKEYGQVPEVLADKHRLLLIMVNLISNAKYAMSNLSDRPRQMTLRVQTLEDNTLQISVKDEGEGIPAENMTRIFTHGFTTRKEGHGFGLHSCALAAVEMNGQLSAHSDGPGQGAIFTLTMPLTLAGSPA; encoded by the coding sequence ATGACCCTCAACCGCCGTCGCACCAGCCAAGTGTCGCTGGGCCTGATCGCCATGTTGCTGGCCTCGACACTGGTGTTTCTGTACCTCAAGTCCTCCAGCGACCAGACGGCCAGCTACACCCAGTCACGGGACCTGATCCGTCAGTTGCAGCAGCTCAATGCGCAATGGGACAGCGAAGTGCTCAAGGCACGTATCGCCATCACCCACAACTACGACCCGCTGGTTACACCGCTGGCGGAAATGACCCGGCTCTGGGCCGAACTGGACGACCGCAAGACCTACCACAGCCCCCAGGACCTGAATGCCTGGCAAGCCAACCAGGAGGCATATCAAACCGCGATCCAGGAAAAGGCCCGGTTGGTGGACCAGTTCAAATCCCACAACGCGGTGCTGCGCAACTCGCTGGCCTTTCTACCGACGGCAGAAGATGACATCCAGGCCGAGTTCAACCGCCTCAATGACGAAGGCCGCCTGCAATTGCACGGTGTCGCCATCGACACCTATGACCTGCTGCTCAGCAGCCTGGAATTCGCCCAGGTCACCAGTGACGAGCGCGCCGCCGATATCCTCGTGGGCCTGGGCAAACTGGCGATCAACAAGGAACGCCTGCCCATCGAGTTCCAGGCCCCGGTGGAGATCCTCAGCAATCACATCTCGCTGATTCTGCGCGAACAACCTGTGGTCAACAGCCTGCTCGAACGGATCGCGGCAGTGCCCGTGTCCGAGCGCCTGGACGACCTGACCAGCCACCTGGACCAGGACCAGCAAGCGGCCGACATGATCGAGCATCGATACCACCGCTACCTGCTGATTTTCTCGACCTTGCTGGTGGTGCTGTTGCTGTACCTGGCAGTGAGCCTGCTGCGCAGCTTTGCCGAGATCAACCGGGTCAACCGTGCTTTGCAGGCCGCCAACGAAACCCTGGAGCAGCGGGTGGAGCGGCGCACCCGGCAGCTCAAGGATGCGCAAAGCGAGCTGCTGGACAGCGCGCGCCAGGCCGGCATGGCGGAGATCGCCACCAACGTGCTGCATAACGTCGGCAACGTGCTCAACAGCGTGAACATTTCCGCCGAGCTGGTCACCCGCAAACTGCGCGGCAGCAAAGCGCTGGGCCTGGGCAAGGCCATGCAACTGATCAACGAGCATCAGAGTGACCTGGGGACCTTTCTCACCGAGGATGAAAAAGGCAAGTTGCTGCCTGGCTACCTCAACCAATTGGTCGAAGCGATTGCCGTCGAACAGCAAGGCATGGCCGACGAACTGGCGCAATTGAGCAAAAGCGTCGACCACATCAAAGACATCGTTTCCACCCAGCAATCCTATGCCGGCGCGTCCGCGCTCAAGGAGCCGGTGCACATCAGCGCACTGATGGAAGACGCGCTGCGCATGAACGCCGGCGCATTGAGCCGCCACAACGTCACGGTGGTCAAGGAGTACGGGCAGGTGCCGGAAGTGCTCGCGGACAAACACCGCTTGCTGCTGATCATGGTCAACTTGATCAGCAACGCCAAATACGCCATGTCCAACCTCAGCGACCGGCCACGGCAGATGACCTTGCGCGTGCAAACGCTGGAAGACAACACCTTGCAGATCAGCGTGAAGGACGAGGGCGAAGGCATCCCGGCCGAGAATATGACCCGCATTTTTACCCACGGCTTTACCACCCGCAAAGAAGGGCACGGCTTTGGCCTGCACAGCTGCGCATTGGCCGCCGTGGAAATGAATGGCCAGCTCAGCGCCCACAGCGATGGGCCAGGCCAAGGCGCGATATTCACCTTGACGATGCCCCTCACCCTTGCCGGAAGCCCCGCATGA